Within the Mugil cephalus isolate CIBA_MC_2020 chromosome 1, CIBA_Mcephalus_1.1, whole genome shotgun sequence genome, the region ATGTTAGCTGTCAGCTACAACAAAGCCACACACAGTTCTTCATTTACTCTGCAGCTCACTCTGCTCCATCcaggtggggtggtggtgttgccatggagatgagGAGGTCACGTCCTGATAAATGAGGTagtcaaacatttttaaaggaGGAAACAAGTATGATAAATAATCAACTGAACAAATGACTGATTCAGAGTGTTACCTGTTGGTCTGTGTCGACATAAAGACACCATGAGGAGAGTGGAGATGAAGTATGGACAGAACACCACCAGGTGGTAGACCAGTCTGAGGACAAGGTGGAGGGAGGATGGTGGAGGGGGCCCACAAGTCGGCTGGGTGAGGACTGCAGGTTTACATGCAGAAAGAATCTCACCTGGTCAGATGAACATGTGGATGAAATAGAGGTGAAATCAAAGTGAAGCTCCTCACCTGTGACAGTGAtccagctggatggagactctccatgGCTGCTGATGTTACATCTGTAGAGGCCTTCATCAGACCTGGTAACATGGTggatggtcatgtgacctgtagaCTCAGTCCTGGTCAAGGAGCCATCTTTATAGAAAGTagctgagaggatggagggagtggtctttgttttacagagcagagtgacgtcatctccctccatcacagggaggacaggactctgcaggatcactggtccacctcaacacagagacaaactacagcatttcatccatttccacacagcttcatcaatactaactccacagtctgagcttaccagagacagtgaggtTGATGCTGTTACTGGTTGCTCCCTCTCTGGACTCACACCAGTAAACTCCACTGTCCTTGATGAGGGTGTAGCTGATGTTACAGGAAGAACCAGCTGGTTTTCCCCACCCAGCTCCACACTGAGTCCTCTGTTCTGTGgtggtgtttctcctcagagtccatccagcagagctgtcgtcctcctcacagctcagagacacaaagtctAGTTTAAAGACCTGAGAGAAGCTGGGACTCACAGTCAGACgagctgggaggaggagggaagaattATGTACAACACTCATCACTGAACCTCTCAAGCTTGCTGCAAGTTTGGTGCCCTAACTAGAAGTCATTAGAAAATCTGTCAAAATACCAAAACACTCTAAAGAAGACTGAAAatcaaaatgcaacaaaatgtataaataaatgatgaggtATATACTTGTGCAGGGATTTAAGGGACCCTTAAATCTTAGGTTCTGGGTCTAGGTGTGAGTGGGGGCTTGTGCCCATGTCAAGCTGAAGGCCTAGCAACGCCCCTGGCTTGGCCTGGCCATCTGTGTAGCctcacattacattacattacatctgACTACAGAATcctcttccagttcctgactgtccagttcttgtgttctcggggctgttttaggatttgtttagtattttgtgtgTGACCGAACTAAAAGAAATTACACAAATTACATTAAGAGTGATTctttat harbors:
- the LOC125009786 gene encoding Fc receptor-like protein 5; its protein translation is MSVVHNSSLLLPARLTVSPSFSQVFKLDFVSLSCEEDDSSAGWTLRRNTTTEQRTQCGAGWGKPAGSSCNISYTLIKDSGVYWCESREGATSNSINLTVSGGPVILQSPVLPVMEGDDVTLLCKTKTTPSILSATFYKDGSLTRTESTGHMTIHHVTRSDEGLYRCNISSHGESPSSWITVTGEELHFDFTSISSTCSSDQVRFFLHVNLQSSPSRLVGPLHHPPSTLSSDWSTTWWCSVHTSSPLSSWCLYVDTDQQDVTSSSPWQHHHPTWMEQSELQSK